From the Pseudomonadota bacterium genome, the window GGCAGTTAATATCGGTGAACCCTTTTTTGATGCCCCATAGCGCAATTCACAAGCGACAATAATGTTTGAACAACACATCTTATCGCTATCCAGACTTGAAATCTTCTGTGATACGACTCCTGCAGGCTGTTTGATCAACTCTGACAAGATATTGGTATCCAACAGGTAGAGGTGGGAGCTCATTTAAAAAATCTCCTCCTCTTCAACCGGATAATCAGCTACTTCCGGGAAATCTTCCACCAACGGTTCCCAACTTGCCAACAATTCCAGCAATGTAATTTTTTTTGCCGGAGCAATGATGAGACGATCTCCGTCTTTGTAAATTATGGCGTCTTTTCCTTTTAATTCAAATTCTTTCGGGATACGTACGGCCTGGTTGCTGCCGTTTTTGAATAACCGAACATGTCTATGTGCCTGTACCATGATTACCTCCCAATGAATATAAGCATATACTTTAAACATATGCCAATATTTCTTATTTGTCAAATTCTTTAGGGATAGTCTGGAATTCCGATATAAGGATTAAATTTTTTTGCTTTTTTTTTTAAAAAATCGTCAAGGATAGGGGACGTTCAAGCAAGGATAGGGGACGNNNNNNNNNNNNNNNNNNNNNNNNNNNNNNNNNNNNNNNNNNNNNNNNNNNNNNNNNNNNNNNNNNNNNNNNNNNNNNNNNNNNNNNNNNNNNNNNNNNNGGATAGGGGACGTTCATAAGATTATAAGTTTATCAAATTTCCCAACAACCAACCACGCTCCGCCACCAACTTTTCCCCGCGATTCACGGCTTGGCTTACCGCCGGCTGACTGATCCCGAGCCGGCGGGCAAGCGCGGTTGCCGTATAGCCAAGCTCCCGCACCGCCCAGTAACAAAACAGACTGCGCGCCCGCACCTTCTCGGGTTGTTTTCCCGCCATCTGAACCAGTGAGGAATTAATGTTCAGCAGTCCGGCAACCAGAGCGGCCAACTGATCCAGATCAAAACCGGCCGCTTGATAGCGTTGAGGGGCGGTCAATTGTTTTTTCGCCTTGTCCAGGATCAACTGGACGAAATTACCATTGCCGAGAATCCGCTTGTCGCTCACCATCTGATAATCACTCGCATCTTTTGTCTGGCCTTGCGGTCCAGCCAGACTGCGGGCCAAACCACCACCGACGAGATCGGAACGTTTGCCCTGAGCCGCACCATCGACAATGAAAGAAGTATAAAGTTCACGGGCCGCAGTCCGTCCTTTCGCGAAAAACGACAAAACCTCATCAACCGTGATAATCCTTTGTTCAGATAGCCCCAGCAATTGAGCGTGACCGCATGCGGAATAATCGGACAACGCCTCAACTGATTGCACCAGACCTGCTCTGAGGGGATTTAAATGAATGTAGCGCAACAGTTCCAGCAGGTAAAGATCATCCTGGCAGATGATCGATTTGTAACGGTTCTGAAACAGGTGGCCGTAGCGTTTATGGCGATGATTGAATGCTATGGCATAACCGGTCAGCAAGCGACGCATCACAGTACTCAACGGCGTTGTTCCGGTACGCAGCAGCAGATGAAAGTGATTGGGGATCAAGGCCCAGGCATAGCAGGTTGTCTCGGTTTCGCTGAGGATGGTACTCAGGCGATTGAGAAAATCGTCACGGTCGTCATCATCGGTAAAGATACGTCGGCGTTCGATACCACGACAGATGATATGATGCAGGGTATCGGGTGCATCTATGCGAGGTTGACGGGACATAGTGAAAGTATGGCAGAAAGAAGGAGAGCCGTCAAGAAACAAATAATCTTATGAACGTCCCCACCTTCCCACCTTCCCGCCTTCCATGAAGGTATGGTCTGGCCAAAGAAAATGACCCTGCCAACTATGTTTGCAGGAAGAGGTAATTGACGATAGTTCTATTATCTGTTAAAGATGCACCAATTCTTATTGTAGAGCAGGGGAGAACATGCACGAAATAATTCAGCAGATTGCGATTATGGCCGTGCCGGTGCTTATGGCGGTAACTTTTCATGAAGTGGCTCATGGTTATGTGGCTGATTTATTCGGAGATCATACGGCCCGGGATGCCGGTCGTCTGACCCTTAATCCACTGAAACATCTGGATCTTTTTGGAACCGCGGTTTTTTTCATCACTCGGATTATCGGTTGGGCAAAACCGGTTCCCATTAATCCGAGCAACCTGGCCAATCCCCGGCAGAATATGCTGTGGATTGCCGCCGCTGGACCAGCGGCAAATTTCCTGCTGGCTGCAACCAGCGCCATTATCTATCATCTGCTTACTTTTGTTTCCCTGTCATTTATGGGGCCACTGATAGTTTCAAAGGTGATCCTGCCCCTGACCATGATGGTGAAAGTCAGTGTCATTATCAATCTGGCCCTGGGGTTTTTTAACCTGATTCCAATTCCACCATTGGATGGTAGTAAAATTTTGTCAAATCTGCTGCCTCCCGGACCATCCATGCTCATGGCCCGCATCGAACCATACGGTTTTATAATTCTGCTGCTGCTGGTATTCAGTAATGCCCTCAACCTGTTTATTATCCCGCTTATTTCTTTCTTTTCCCAAATGATGATTGGGGTAGGCTTGGGTTAGCGCAGGTTGAAAATAATATTAATAACAGTATTTTATTTGTCTATACATAAAGTACAAGTAGAGGTATTCCTTAGATGGTAAATGAAAAAAAACGGGTAGTATCCGGGATGCGAACCACCGGCAAGCTTCATCTGGGCCATTTCCATGGGGTGTTGACTAACTGGCTGGATTTTCAACAGCAATATGATTGTTTCTTTTTTGCTGCTGACTGGCATGCGTTGACCAGCGAATTTCAGCATCCGGAAATTGTCGGGGACAGTATGCAGGATTTATTTCTGGACTGGTTAAGTGTTGGTATTGATCCGGATAAGGTAACTTTTTTTATTCAGTCCAAGATCAAAGAGCATGCGGAATTGCACTTACTGCTCTCCATGATTACACCGCTTTCATGGCTGTTGCGCAATCCAACCTTTAAAGACAGCCAGAATGAAAATGAAATCAGGAATGATGACTTGGCGACCTATGGATTTTTAGGGTATCCGGTGCTGCAGGCGGCTGACATTATCATCTACCGTTCACACTTGGTTCCCATTGGGGTAGATCAGCTGCCTCACGTGGAGTTGACCCGGGAAATTACCCGCAGGTTCAATTATCTCTATGGCGATACCTTCCCGGTTCCTAAACCCATTTTGACCGAGGTTCCCAAACTCATGGGTCTGGATGGCCGTAAAATGAGCAAAAGTTACAACAATGCCATCTATCTGGCCGATGATGAAGAAACCATCAGAAAAAAAGTGAGTCAGATGGTTACGGATATTCAGCGGGCCAGGCGGAAAGATCCGGGAGATCCTGAAGTATGCAATCTTTTTCCTCTCCATCCATTGTATTCCAGTGCGGAGGAGGTGGAGCGGATTAAGCGGGAATGCCCCCGGGCTGAAATCGGCTGTGTTGAGTGCAAAAAAATTCTGACGCAGAACCTGCTGGTAAAGCTGGCCACAGTGCGGGAAAAACGTCGCTATTATGAAAATCATCCGTCGTTGCTGCAGGAAATTATCGAAAACGGAAATTCACGGGCCCGTGGTATTGCCTCCGCAACCATGGAGCAGGTACGTGAACATATGAAAATCTGAGAAAAAAGGCCTGGAAAGAATTCCATGAATGAACCCGCTTTTTTTCCTCCCGCCCATCAGCGGGCTCTTTATGCCGTATTGGAAGAACAGTTTTATGTGCTTCTTGACAGCTTTGAAGGGCCGCTGGACCTCTTGCTTTTCCTGGTGAAAAAAAATCGCGTGTCCATTGAAAACATGCCTGTTGTTTCCATCGCCAGGCAATATCTGGCCTACCTGGAATTGATGGAGGAGATGAATCTGTCCATTGCTTCAGAGTATCTGCTGATGGCGGCCACCCTGATTCAAATAAAATCACGGATACTCCTGCGGCAGCAAGCGGAGGATGAAGACTCTCTGGATGAGCAGGGTGAAGATCCCCGGGAAGAGATTATCGCCCGGCTGCAGGCTTATGAACTATATAAAAAAGGGGCTGAATACCTGGCGCGGCAGCCACTGAACGGCTGGGACTGCTTTTCGCCGGGGGAGTCAGGCTTGCAGGATCTTCTGGAGGATGAATCCCGGGTTGATGTATCGGTTGAAGAACGGTACGCTGTCAGCATGAACGATTTACTGGCAGCCTTTCTTCAGTTGTATGAACGCCGGAAAGCTGACCAGGAACGTCATGAAATTGTCCGGGATTTGATAAATATAGATGAAATATGCTGCCGGGTCAATGAAACTTTGAGCCGTCAGGTGGTGATTAGCTTTTCTGAGCTGGTGGAGCGGTTCAGTGCTGATACTTCTTTACTGATTGTCCTTTTTCTGGCCTTGCTGGAATTGGTACGTCAGAAAAGAGTTGCAATCAATCAGGAAACTCCTTTGGAACCGCTTATCATAACTGCCGGAGCCTCAGAGGTAGCTAATGTCCAGTGAATTGCCGAAAATCAAAGATGTGTTGGAAAGTCTGCTGCTGATTTCAGGTGAGCCGGTGAATCTTCATGATGTTCAGGAACTGCTGGAAATTGAAGATGGAGATTTATTTGACGAAGCTGTGACTCAACTGGAGGATGAATACCGCCTGCGTGATCGGGGATTTTTTCTCCAGCGCATTGGTGCCGGGATTCGTTTTGTTACCAAACAGGAGAATGCCTCCTGGATCAGAAAATTTAAAGCGGGAAAGCCAGTCAGATTCAGCAAGGCGGCGCTGGAAACCCTGGCAATTATTGCCTACCGCCAGCCTATTACCAGGCCTGAAATTGAAGCAATCAGGGGAGTTGACGCATCAGGCGTTCTCCGTCTTCTGCTGGTAAAAGAATTGATTGCGATCAAAGGACGGAAAGAGGTGGTTGGTGCGCCGCTTCTTTATGTGACTACGGATAAATTCCTCCAGATATTCAACCTCACCAGTTTATCCAGCTTGCCTGATATCAATTCCTTTGGCGATCTATATCCCAATATAGAGTTGCCTCTGCTGGACGGACAGTAATTGGACGGTGGGTATGATGATGGCAGAAAGACTGCAGAAAGTTATAGCCGCCCGGGGATTTGCTTCCCGCCGGCAGGCGGAGGTAATGATTACCCAGGGACGGGTTAAGGTCAACGGGATATTGGTTACTGAATTAGGGACCAAGGTTGATCCCCTGACTGCAGAACTCCAGGTGGACGGAAAATTATTGTCTGCCGGAAAAGAACCGCTTTATCTGTTGCTATACAAGCCAATCGGGTATGTGACCACCATGAGCGATCCCCAGCAGCGACCAATTGTCAGTGATTTGCTGACCGGGGTTGATGCCAGACTTTATCCGGTTGGCCGGCTTGATTATTATTCATCCGGTTTATTGCTTTGCACAAATGACGGTGAACTGGCTCACCGGATGATGCATCCACGGTACAAATTGACAAAACATTACCGGGTGACGGTTACCGGCCATATATCTGATGCAGACCTTAAGCGTCTTCGTGAAGGCATGGAGCTTGACGATGGTTTTTCAAAACCTGAGCAGGTTGCCATCAAGAAATTCACCGCAAAAACGACAGAGCTTGAAATTGTTCTGCGGGAAGGAAGAAACCGCCAGGTCAGGAGAATGCTGGCGGTAGTGAATTATCCGGTGCAGAAACTGGTCCGGACTCAAATAGGATTTTTACGTTTAGGTAGTCTGCCCAAAGGGAAATATCGTTTCCTGCAACCCCATGAAGTGACAAGGCTTCGTCGATTAGTTGGCCTCTCATGAAAATGATCTTTTATCTTAAACGTCTGATAATGAATATTATGTTAACTTTGCTAAAAACGGTCATAGAATGAAGAAATTCATTGCTGTTGCCGGAAATATGGGTTCAGGTAAATCGAAACTGGTGGAATTTCTCTGTTCCTACTACCCCCTGACTCCTTATTATGAACAGTATGAAAACAACCCGTACCTGAAAGAATTTTATCAGGATATGAAATTTTGGTCTTTTAAATCGCAGATATTTTTTCTGACCCAGAAATTTAAAAGTCATTTAAAACTGGTCCATGTAAATAATTCCGTGGTTCAGGATCGGACAATTTATGAAGATGCTGAAATATTTGCCCGTAATCTCTACCGATCACGATTAATGAGAAAAAAAGATTTTGACACCTACTACGACCTCTATACCTCGCTTCTGAATACTCTGCCATCTCCTGACTTACTGATTTACCTTCGCTGTTCGAACCGAACAATCAGAAAACGAATCAAATACCGTGGCCGCCCTTATGAGCAGAATATTAAATCGCGTTACTTAAACCGACTCAATCAATTATATGAAGACTGGATAGAAAATTATCGTCTTTCTGAAGTGGCAGTTATTGACACCGACCAGCTTGATTATATTAATAATCTGGTTGATATGGTTGATGTTCGACAGGTCATTGAAAAATACATCTAGCCTACCTTGAAAAATGACCTTTTTGCTCGATTACTGCGTTAGACTCAAATTATAATCCTCAAAATATGACATATATTCCTGCGGTTATAATTTTCGCCTGCCTTGTACTTAAACAAAAATTCTAATTTCAAGACAGCCTAAAATTATTTACCGACAAATGTTGTCAAGGAAGGTTTGGGAACTGAAAAGATTCTTGACAATGCGATGCTAATCCAGTACTAAAGGCTGCTCGCAATATTTAAATTCAAGGAGGTTTTTTCGATGATTTGTCAGACTGTACGCAAAGGACATGAATGTTTTTTGATGAAATCCGCCGGGTGCTCAGCTAAACATGGTGAGTGCTATCCAATAATTGATAAATGTAAGGGTTGCGCCAAGATAATCGATATTGAAGGCCAGGGATATTGCCTGACTTATCCCTACCCAGAGGCTAAGTGGCAGGGCGGTATCTGTGTTATGGCTACCCATGTTAAACGTAACGTCGAAGAGATTAAGCAGAAGATCAACCCGTTGAAGGCATCAAAAAGAGGTGCAAATCGTTAATTGCTGATTGGATTGTGTGGCATTATTATACCCGATTACTCCATAAAAGGCAGAGCGTAAGCATCTGCCTTTTCTTTTGATTTTTGGCAGGACCTATCATGAAGGTTACCGGTGGCAATCGTCGTGGACTTGTTTTGGAGGTTGCCAATATCCCACAGCTCAGGCCGACAAAGGCAATGGTTCGTGAGGCAATTTTTTCAGTGATCGGAATTGAACAGATCAGGGATGCCCTGGTTGCGGACCTGTTTGCCGGCAGTGGCATCATGGCCATCGAAGCCTTAAGCCGCGGAGCAAAAGCTGCCTGGTGTGTTGACAATGCGGCTGCCAGCTGCCGGCTGATTGAGAAGAACCTGGAAAAATCCCGTTTTCAGGAATTGTGCCGGGTGATAAATTTTACGGTTGCCCGGTTTATACAGGGAAAAAGTGTTCAGTCACAATGTTTTGATCTTATCTTTATGGATCCGCCCTACAATTCCCCTGAACGTAATAGATCTATAGAATTGATCGCTGCAGATGGAATTTTATCCCCTTCAGGAATCTTAATTGTTGAGCATGATTATCGCGATGTTATAAAAGTATCCTTACCGCTGGTAATCTGGAAACAAAAGAGATATGGTAAAAGCTCTGTAACTTTTATAATTTGTCAAAACAAGGAATGAATCAACATGGCCTGCACTAAAATTGCTATTTATCCCGGTTCATTTGATCCGGTTACCAACGGACATATTGACCTTATCGCTCGG encodes:
- a CDS encoding AbrB/MazE/SpoVT family DNA-binding domain-containing protein is translated as MVQAHRHVRLFKNGSNQAVRIPKEFELKGKDAIIYKDGDRLIIAPAKKITLLELLASWEPLVEDFPEVADYPVEEEEIF
- a CDS encoding transposase, coding for MSRQPRIDAPDTLHHIICRGIERRRIFTDDDDRDDFLNRLSTILSETETTCYAWALIPNHFHLLLRTGTTPLSTVMRRLLTGYAIAFNHRHKRYGHLFQNRYKSIICQDDLYLLELLRYIHLNPLRAGLVQSVEALSDYSACGHAQLLGLSEQRIITVDEVLSFFAKGRTAARELYTSFIVDGAAQGKRSDLVGGGLARSLAGPQGQTKDASDYQMVSDKRILGNGNFVQLILDKAKKQLTAPQRYQAAGFDLDQLAALVAGLLNINSSLVQMAGKQPEKVRARSLFCYWAVRELGYTATALARRLGISQPAVSQAVNRGEKLVAERGWLLGNLINL
- a CDS encoding site-2 protease family protein yields the protein MHEIIQQIAIMAVPVLMAVTFHEVAHGYVADLFGDHTARDAGRLTLNPLKHLDLFGTAVFFITRIIGWAKPVPINPSNLANPRQNMLWIAAAGPAANFLLAATSAIIYHLLTFVSLSFMGPLIVSKVILPLTMMVKVSVIINLALGFFNLIPIPPLDGSKILSNLLPPGPSMLMARIEPYGFIILLLLVFSNALNLFIIPLISFFSQMMIGVGLG
- the trpS gene encoding tryptophan--tRNA ligase; protein product: MVNEKKRVVSGMRTTGKLHLGHFHGVLTNWLDFQQQYDCFFFAADWHALTSEFQHPEIVGDSMQDLFLDWLSVGIDPDKVTFFIQSKIKEHAELHLLLSMITPLSWLLRNPTFKDSQNENEIRNDDLATYGFLGYPVLQAADIIIYRSHLVPIGVDQLPHVELTREITRRFNYLYGDTFPVPKPILTEVPKLMGLDGRKMSKSYNNAIYLADDEETIRKKVSQMVTDIQRARRKDPGDPEVCNLFPLHPLYSSAEEVERIKRECPRAEIGCVECKKILTQNLLVKLATVREKRRYYENHPSLLQEIIENGNSRARGIASATMEQVREHMKI
- a CDS encoding segregation/condensation protein A encodes the protein MNEPAFFPPAHQRALYAVLEEQFYVLLDSFEGPLDLLLFLVKKNRVSIENMPVVSIARQYLAYLELMEEMNLSIASEYLLMAATLIQIKSRILLRQQAEDEDSLDEQGEDPREEIIARLQAYELYKKGAEYLARQPLNGWDCFSPGESGLQDLLEDESRVDVSVEERYAVSMNDLLAAFLQLYERRKADQERHEIVRDLINIDEICCRVNETLSRQVVISFSELVERFSADTSLLIVLFLALLELVRQKRVAINQETPLEPLIITAGASEVANVQ
- the scpB gene encoding SMC-Scp complex subunit ScpB → MSSELPKIKDVLESLLLISGEPVNLHDVQELLEIEDGDLFDEAVTQLEDEYRLRDRGFFLQRIGAGIRFVTKQENASWIRKFKAGKPVRFSKAALETLAIIAYRQPITRPEIEAIRGVDASGVLRLLLVKELIAIKGRKEVVGAPLLYVTTDKFLQIFNLTSLSSLPDINSFGDLYPNIELPLLDGQ
- a CDS encoding pseudouridine synthase; its protein translation is MMMAERLQKVIAARGFASRRQAEVMITQGRVKVNGILVTELGTKVDPLTAELQVDGKLLSAGKEPLYLLLYKPIGYVTTMSDPQQRPIVSDLLTGVDARLYPVGRLDYYSSGLLLCTNDGELAHRMMHPRYKLTKHYRVTVTGHISDADLKRLREGMELDDGFSKPEQVAIKKFTAKTTELEIVLREGRNRQVRRMLAVVNYPVQKLVRTQIGFLRLGSLPKGKYRFLQPHEVTRLRRLVGLS
- a CDS encoding deoxynucleoside kinase, which gives rise to MKKFIAVAGNMGSGKSKLVEFLCSYYPLTPYYEQYENNPYLKEFYQDMKFWSFKSQIFFLTQKFKSHLKLVHVNNSVVQDRTIYEDAEIFARNLYRSRLMRKKDFDTYYDLYTSLLNTLPSPDLLIYLRCSNRTIRKRIKYRGRPYEQNIKSRYLNRLNQLYEDWIENYRLSEVAVIDTDQLDYINNLVDMVDVRQVIEKYI
- a CDS encoding PxxKW family cysteine-rich protein — translated: MICQTVRKGHECFLMKSAGCSAKHGECYPIIDKCKGCAKIIDIEGQGYCLTYPYPEAKWQGGICVMATHVKRNVEEIKQKINPLKASKRGANR
- the rsmD gene encoding 16S rRNA (guanine(966)-N(2))-methyltransferase RsmD codes for the protein MKVTGGNRRGLVLEVANIPQLRPTKAMVREAIFSVIGIEQIRDALVADLFAGSGIMAIEALSRGAKAAWCVDNAAASCRLIEKNLEKSRFQELCRVINFTVARFIQGKSVQSQCFDLIFMDPPYNSPERNRSIELIAADGILSPSGILIVEHDYRDVIKVSLPLVIWKQKRYGKSSVTFIICQNKE